A part of Solenopsis invicta isolate M01_SB chromosome 2, UNIL_Sinv_3.0, whole genome shotgun sequence genomic DNA contains:
- the LOC105200774 gene encoding ornithine decarboxylase 2: MSLVDFNEIEVFDDEADNMDVIKTIIRRKNQEDGFYIVDLGDIINKHREWTTKIPRVTPHYAVKCNPDPNVIKILAALNAGFDCASEQEIREVMQYGVQADRIIFANPYKSPSHIKYAKKMNVDQITVDSEIELLKIKDLYPEAKIVIRIRCDAKDSDVDLGLKFGCESNDDAVRLIQLTMDLGLTLHGFSFHPGSPCWELNAYSRGIGFCRQLIAIAKSMGCKDVQLIDIGGGFPGKRGTNIDKLASIINDAIQDLDPSIRIISEPGRYYVDSAFTLASYLHSKKTAFKNGKFMRMYYTNVGTYNSFIDELLGLKSRVPQTVFGPMSGEKFPSTVWGPTCDSYDVIVKDALLPELHIGDWLVWNDVGAYTLCLCTTFNGFPIPKVVPFIRKSQWKNLMMEIKLMQRAIKWKPIEREHYIENR, translated from the exons ATGTCTCTCGTCGATTTTAACGAAATTGAAGTCTTCGACGACGAGGCGGACAATATGGACGTCATTAAGACTATAATCAGGAGGAAAAATCAGGAAGACGGTTTTTACATTGTGGATCTTGGTGACATCATTAACAAACATCGCGAGTGGACTACCAAAATTCCGAGGGTTACTCCGCACTACG CGGTTAAATGCAATCCTGATCCGAATGTAATCAAGATATTGGCAGCTTTAAACGCTGGTTTTGATTGCGCGTCTGAG CAAGAGATCAGGGAAGTGATGCAGTACGGCGTGCAAGCCGACCGGATCATATTCGCGAATCCGTACAAGAGTCCGTCTCACATCAAGTACGCCAAGAAAATGAACGTCGACCAGATTACTGTCGACAGTGAAATCGAGCTTTTGAAAATAAAGGATCTTTACCCCGAGGCCAA GATAGTAATACGTATACGATGCGATGCAAAGGATTCGGATGTCGATCTCGGATTGAAGTTTGGCTGCGAATCGAACGACGATGCTGTGCGATTGATACAGCTTACGATGGATCTCGGTCTCACCTTGCACGGCTTTAGTTTTCATCCCGGTAGCCCGTGCTGGGAATTAAACGCATATAGCAGGGGCATCGGGTTTTGCAGGCAATTGATCGCGATCGCCAAATCGATGGGCTGCAAGGACGTGCAGCTGATCGATATCGGTGGCGGTTTCCCTGGTAAAAGAGGAACAAATATCGACAAG CTGGCCAGTATTATCAATGATGCAATCCAAGATCTCGATCCTAGTATAAGAATTATCAGCGAGCCTGGAAGGTACTATGTTGACTCGGCTTTTACTCTAGCCTCGTATTTACATTCCAAGAAAACCGCTTTTAAAAACGGCAAATTTATGAGAATGTATTACACAAATGTTGGAACATACAATTCGTTTATCGATGAATTATTGGGACTCAAATCTAGAGTTCCGCAAACTGTTTTTGGG CCGATGAGCGGCGAGAAATTTCCTTCGACTGTATGGGGCCCGACTTGCGATTCGTACGACGTAATTGTTAAAGATGCATTATTGCCGGAACTTCACATTGGCGATTGGCTGGTTTGGAATGATGTAGGTGCTTACACTTTATGCCTGTGCACCACATTCAATGGATTTCCAATCCCAAAGGTCGTACCGTTTATTAGGAAAAGTCAATG gaaaaatttaatgATGGAGATCAAACTGATGCAAAGAGCCATAAAATGGAAGCCAATAGAAAGAGAACATTACATTGAAAATCGCTGA
- the LOC105200773 gene encoding serine/threonine-protein phosphatase 2A 65 kDa regulatory subunit A alpha isoform isoform X1, with translation MAASDSNTDDSLYPIAVLIDELKNEDVQLRLNSIKKLSTIALALGVERTRSELIPFLTETIYDEDEVLLALAEQLGTFTPLVGGPEFVHCLLPPLESLATVEETVVRDKAVESLRNIASQHSPADLEEHFVPLVQRLASGDWFTSRTSACGLFSVCYPRVSPAIKAELRNHFRSLCQDDTPMARRSAASKLGEFAKVVEIEYLKSDLIPMFVILAQDEQDSVRLLAVEACVSIAALLQQEDVEQLVMPTLRQCASDQSWRVRYMVADKFTDLQKAVGPEITKTDLVPAFQVLLKDIEAEVRAAAGAAAADKVRDFCQNLDQFNQESIIMTNILPIVKELVADPNQHVKSALASVIMGLSPILGKHNTIEHLLPLFLSQLRDECPEVRLNIISNLECVNEVIGIQQLSQSLLPAIVELAEDSKWRVRLAIIEYMPLLAGQLGVEFFDEKLNSLCMTWLVDHVYAIREAATLNLKKLVEKFGPDWAQNTVIPKVLAMSRDQNYLHRMTCLFCINVLAEVCGPEITTKVMLPTVLTMATDNVANVRFNVAKTLQRIGPFLEPSAVQTQVKPILDKLNTDSDVDVKYFASEAIAGIAA, from the exons ATGGCAGCGAGTGACTCCAACACCGACGACAGCCTCTATCCGATCGCGGTTCTCATTGACGAGTTAAAAAACGAGGACGTCCAG TTACGTCTCAATTCCATCAAGAAACTATCGACGATCGCGCTCGCACTAGGTGTTGAACGGACACGGAGCGAGCTGATACCATTTTTAACGGAGACAATTTACGATGAGGATGAAGTCCTCCTTGCACTGGCTGAACAACTCGGCACATTCACTCCTCTCGTCGGCGGACCGGAATTTGTACATTGTCTATTG CCACCACTCGAATCTTTGGCCACTGTAGAGGAAACTGTGGTCCGTGACAAAGCTGTGGAATCTTTAAGAAATATCGCAAGTCAGCACAGTCCTGCAGATTTGGAGGAGCACTTTGTACCATTGGTGCAACGTTTAGCTTCAGGAGACTGGTTTACGTCACGAACATCGGCATGTGGCTTGTTCAGCGTTTGTTATCCAAGGGTGAGCCCAGCCATTAAAg CGGAATTGCGAAATCATTTTCGCAGCTTGTGCCAGGATGACACACCTATGGCGCGAAGGTCGGCCGCTTCTAAATTAGGCGAATTTGCAAAAGTTGTGGAAATTGAGTACCTTAAATCTGATTTAATACCCATGTTTGTTATACTCGCTCAAGACGAACAA GATTCAGTTCGTCTTTTAGCTGTTGAAGCTTGCGTCAGTATTGCAGCGTTGTTACAACAAGAGGATGTTGAACAATTAGTTATGCCTACTCTTCGGCAGTGCGCTAGTGATCAATCATGGCGTGTTCGTTATATGGTGGCAGATAAGTTTACAGAC cTCCAAAAGGCTGTTGGTCCAGAAATAACAAAAACGGATCTTGTGCCAGCATTTCAAGTATTATTGAAAGATATCGAAGCGGAGGTGCGAGCTGCAGCTGGAGCTGCAGCTGCTGATAAAGTCCGCGATTTCTGCCAAAATCTTGATCAGTTTAATCAGGAATctataataatgacaaatatattGCCCATTGTTAAAGAACTTGTAGCAGACCCTAACCAGCATGTAAAGTCAGCTTTGGCAAGCGTAATCATGGGACTAAGTCCCATACTTGGCAAGCAcaa caCAATCGAACATCTATTACCTTTATTCCTATCCCAACTCAGAGATGAATGTCCCGAAGTGCGACTCAATATCATTAGTAATCTAGAATGTGTCAATGAAGTTATTGGTATACAACAACTTTCGCAATCCCTCTTACCTGCCATTGTGGAGTTAGCCGAGGATTCCAAGTGGCGTGTGCGATTAGCTATTATCga GTATATGCCATTACTAGCTGGACAGCTTGGCGTGGAATTCTTCGATgagaaattaaattctttatgtaTGACTTGGTTAGTAGATCATGTTTACGCAATTCGGGAAGCAGCTACGTTAAATCTGAAGAAACTGGTGGAGAAGTTTGGGCCCGATTGGGCACAGAATACAGTGATACCTAAAGTCCTGGCTATGTCCAGGGATCAGAATTATCTTCATAGAATGACATGCTTGTTCTGCATCAAT GTTCTAGCTGAGGTATGTGGTCCAGAGATAACGACAAAAGTAATGCTTCCAACTGTATTGACAATGGCTACCGATAACGTTGCGAATGTAAGATTTAATGTCGCCAAGACTCTACAGCGAATCGGGCCCTTCCTTGAACCCTCAGCAGTGCAAACTCAAGTAAAACCCATTCTTGATAAACTCAATACTGACAGTGACGTAGATGTGAAATACTTTGCTTCAGAAGCAATTGCAGGAATTGCAG CGTAG
- the LOC105200773 gene encoding serine/threonine-protein phosphatase 2A 65 kDa regulatory subunit A alpha isoform isoform X2 produces the protein MAASDSNTDDSLYPIAVLIDELKNEDVQLRLNSIKKLSTIALALGVERTRSELIPFLTETIYDEDEVLLALAEQLGTFTPLVGGPEFVHCLLPPLESLATVEETVVRDKAVESLRNIASQHSPADLEEHFVPLVQRLASGDWFTSRTSACGLFSVCYPRVSPAIKAELRNHFRSLCQDDTPMARRSAASKLGEFAKVVEIEYLKSDLIPMFVILAQDEQDSVRLLAVEACVSIAALLQQEDVEQLVMPTLRQCASDQSWRVRYMVADKFTDLQKAVGPEITKTDLVPAFQVLLKDIEAEVRAAAGAAAADKVRDFCQNLDQFNQESIIMTNILPIVKELVADPNQHVKSALASVIMGLSPILGKHNTIEHLLPLFLSQLRDECPEVRLNIISNLECVNEVIGIQQLSQSLLPAIVELAEDSKWRVRLAIIEYMPLLAGQLGVEFFDEKLNSLCMTWLVDHVYAIREAATLNLKKLVEKFGPDWAQNTVIPKVLAMSRDQNYLHRMTCLFCINVLAEVCGPEITTKVMLPTVLTMATDNVANVRFNVAKTLQRIGPFLEPSAVQTQVKPILDKLNTDSDVDVKYFASEAIAGIAG, from the exons ATGGCAGCGAGTGACTCCAACACCGACGACAGCCTCTATCCGATCGCGGTTCTCATTGACGAGTTAAAAAACGAGGACGTCCAG TTACGTCTCAATTCCATCAAGAAACTATCGACGATCGCGCTCGCACTAGGTGTTGAACGGACACGGAGCGAGCTGATACCATTTTTAACGGAGACAATTTACGATGAGGATGAAGTCCTCCTTGCACTGGCTGAACAACTCGGCACATTCACTCCTCTCGTCGGCGGACCGGAATTTGTACATTGTCTATTG CCACCACTCGAATCTTTGGCCACTGTAGAGGAAACTGTGGTCCGTGACAAAGCTGTGGAATCTTTAAGAAATATCGCAAGTCAGCACAGTCCTGCAGATTTGGAGGAGCACTTTGTACCATTGGTGCAACGTTTAGCTTCAGGAGACTGGTTTACGTCACGAACATCGGCATGTGGCTTGTTCAGCGTTTGTTATCCAAGGGTGAGCCCAGCCATTAAAg CGGAATTGCGAAATCATTTTCGCAGCTTGTGCCAGGATGACACACCTATGGCGCGAAGGTCGGCCGCTTCTAAATTAGGCGAATTTGCAAAAGTTGTGGAAATTGAGTACCTTAAATCTGATTTAATACCCATGTTTGTTATACTCGCTCAAGACGAACAA GATTCAGTTCGTCTTTTAGCTGTTGAAGCTTGCGTCAGTATTGCAGCGTTGTTACAACAAGAGGATGTTGAACAATTAGTTATGCCTACTCTTCGGCAGTGCGCTAGTGATCAATCATGGCGTGTTCGTTATATGGTGGCAGATAAGTTTACAGAC cTCCAAAAGGCTGTTGGTCCAGAAATAACAAAAACGGATCTTGTGCCAGCATTTCAAGTATTATTGAAAGATATCGAAGCGGAGGTGCGAGCTGCAGCTGGAGCTGCAGCTGCTGATAAAGTCCGCGATTTCTGCCAAAATCTTGATCAGTTTAATCAGGAATctataataatgacaaatatattGCCCATTGTTAAAGAACTTGTAGCAGACCCTAACCAGCATGTAAAGTCAGCTTTGGCAAGCGTAATCATGGGACTAAGTCCCATACTTGGCAAGCAcaa caCAATCGAACATCTATTACCTTTATTCCTATCCCAACTCAGAGATGAATGTCCCGAAGTGCGACTCAATATCATTAGTAATCTAGAATGTGTCAATGAAGTTATTGGTATACAACAACTTTCGCAATCCCTCTTACCTGCCATTGTGGAGTTAGCCGAGGATTCCAAGTGGCGTGTGCGATTAGCTATTATCga GTATATGCCATTACTAGCTGGACAGCTTGGCGTGGAATTCTTCGATgagaaattaaattctttatgtaTGACTTGGTTAGTAGATCATGTTTACGCAATTCGGGAAGCAGCTACGTTAAATCTGAAGAAACTGGTGGAGAAGTTTGGGCCCGATTGGGCACAGAATACAGTGATACCTAAAGTCCTGGCTATGTCCAGGGATCAGAATTATCTTCATAGAATGACATGCTTGTTCTGCATCAAT GTTCTAGCTGAGGTATGTGGTCCAGAGATAACGACAAAAGTAATGCTTCCAACTGTATTGACAATGGCTACCGATAACGTTGCGAATGTAAGATTTAATGTCGCCAAGACTCTACAGCGAATCGGGCCCTTCCTTGAACCCTCAGCAGTGCAAACTCAAGTAAAACCCATTCTTGATAAACTCAATACTGACAGTGACGTAGATGTGAAATACTTTGCTTCAGAAGCAATTGCAGGAATTGCAG GTTGA
- the LOC105200772 gene encoding uncharacterized protein LOC105200772: protein MEQMIALSTQNPLSLLVKFGMMAWNNSCGNDNCSGHGECHNGTCLCEIQFDGPECHIPNLSYYVAFASIFFFLAFVCLIQLVMCIVAEWQRMKAPSFLRACRVTNQKVLYFVVFLASVIRGAYFTSPTAFKEGWSRSLLSAYYPLLLSGSSLIVCFWAEVVHLRDIRWEKPQFLSKSFLAFVVFNIITYSLLLAEFITAQTYSQVDQSFYTHVFNGCYAVLLFIVVVFFLIYGVEVFFKVRGGFLNECQVASIATNKRVADTTKNHAEDQVTAKLFDSGPSTSTAEPVHMQQVNTSQLHQSRFGLLSQAFMLFIVVGFLFSETLSEFWKTKVPLYSRNWHDVVFRVIEVGVALWFPCVLWNCMSPEQLWILNPKRILKRLDLDQGKHIKEIELQEKGASQDTAFLSDTASINSKDCWICYDSDRQDAGPLIQPCQCRGDVSAVHHDCLRRWLLESSVNADSLICKVCNTKYNVEHASRLDWQNSLTPRHCLQTIAIVTTMCASSAAAWIVIQLVEGPIIRMLAAGTALLIMYVCIRFLSLNTVVAYQRAKISSLNIVNSGNESDGTAHVTTISHTISVDLTKSDMATI, encoded by the exons ATGGAACAGATGATCGCGCTTAGTACACAAAATCCATTGTCGTTGTTGGTTAAATTTGGCATGATGGCCTGGAACAACAGCTGCGGCAACGATAACTGCTCTGGTCATGGGGAATGCCACAATGGGACTTGTCTGTGTGAG atCCAGTTTGATGGACCAGAATGCCATATCCCAAATCTGAGCTACTATGTCGCTTTTGcctcaatttttttcttcctgGCTTTCGTCTGCCTGATACAGCTCGTCATGTGCATCGTCGCCGAATGGCAACGAATGAAGGCGCCATCCTTTCTAAGAGCATGCAGGGTCACTAATCAAAAAGTGTTGTATTTTGTAGTTTTCCTTGCATCAGTCATACGAGGGGCATACTTTACTTCACCG ACCGCTTTCAAGGAGGGTTGGTCCAGGAGTTTGCTGTCGGCATATTATCCATTGCTCTTGAGTGGGTCGTCGTTGATTGTTTGCTTCTGGGCTGAAGTGGTTCATCTAAGAGATATTCGCTGGGAAAAACctcaatttttatcaaaatcctTTCTGGCCTTTGTTGTCTTTAACATAATAACATATTCTCTTTTACTAGCAGAATTTATTACAGCTCAGACCTATTCGCAAGTAGATCAA agcttTTATACACACGTATTCAACGGTTGTTACGCAGTGCTTCTGTTTATTGTAGTGGTCTTCTTCTTGATATATGGAGTGgaagtattttttaaa GTTCGTGGTGGATTTTTAAATGAATGTCAAGTTGCGTCTATCGCGACAAATAAACGCGTAGCTGATACGACAAAAAATCATGCTGAAGATCAAGTGACGGCGAAGCTGTTTGACTCAGGTCCATCTACATCTACGGCGGAGCCTGTGCATATGCAACAAGTAAATACGTCGCAATTACATCAGTCGAGATTTGGATTACTCTCGCAAGCATTCATGCTGTTTATAGTGGTTGGCTTTTTGTTCAGCGAGACCCTCAGTGAATTTTGGAAAACAAA GGTGCCATTGTACAGCAGGAATTGGCATGATGTCGTATTTCGTGTTATTGAAGTTGGCGTAGCGCTATGGTTTCCTTGTGTATTATGGAATTGTATGAG TCCAGAGCAATTGTGGATTCTGAATCCAAAGCGTATATTGAAGAGACTGGATTTGGACCAGGGAAAACACATAAAGGAAATCGAGTTGCAGGAAAAGGGTGCCTCTCAAGACACCGCATTCCTTTCAGATACAGCATCGATCAATAGCAAAGATTGTTGGATTTGTTATGATAGCGACAGACAGGATGCCGGTCCATTGATACAACCGTGTCAGTGTAGGGGTGATGTAAGCGCTGTACATCACGATTGTTTGCGTCGTTGGCTCCTCGAG AGTTCTGTAAATGCCGATAGTCTCATTTGTAAAGTTTGCAATACGAAATATAACGTTGAACATGCTAGCCGTTTGGATTGGCAAAACAGTTTGACTCCGCGCCATTGTTTGCAAACTATTGCCATTGTTACCACGATGTGCGCATCTTCTGCCGCCGCTTGGATAGTTATCCAACTTGTAGAAGGGCCCATTATTAGAATGCTTGCAGCCGGAACTGCACTACTGATTATGTACGTCTGCATAAG GTTCTTAAGTTTGAATACCGTTGTGGCGTATCAACGAGCTAAAATTTCgtcattaaatattgttaacaGTGGTAATGAGAGCGATGGGACTGCACATGTTACTACAATTAGTCATACAATTTCGGTGGACTTAACGAAATCGGACATGGCTACGATATAA
- the LOC105200770 gene encoding cytochrome c oxidase subunit 6C, which translates to MSTIEKPQLRGLHTTSIRRNIIGVLIISFATAYSYKILVTDKRKQRYANFYKTYDAEKQLKIMNEAGLMQSYLKK; encoded by the exons ATGTCTACCATAGAGAAACCACAACTTCGCGGCCTTCACACGACGTCAATTAGAAGGAATATTATAGGGGTGTTAATAATTAGCTTTGCTACGGCATACTCGTACAAGATACTTGTCACTGATAAGAGGAAGCAGAGATACGCCAACTTTTACAA AACCTATGACGCGGAGAAACAGTTAAAGATCATGAACGAGGCTGGTCTCATGCAATCCTACTTAAAAAAATAg